A window of Hymenobacter aerilatus contains these coding sequences:
- a CDS encoding heme exporter protein CcmB encodes MQLVREIGYLMQKDFRLEWRQRATLSGMLLYVGSTVFVCYISFALRGGELPAPAWNALFWIILLFTAVNAVAKGFLQESRGRQLYYYALVRPQAVILAKIGYNVLLLLGLGGVGFALYALVLGNPVQDVPLFLLNMALGAIGFASTLTLVSGIAAKATNSHTLMAILGFPLMIPMLLLLIKVSKNALDGLEFEASSSSLLTLVALNMIVGAVSYLLFPFLWRS; translated from the coding sequence ATGCAGCTCGTTCGTGAGATTGGCTATCTGATGCAGAAAGACTTTCGTCTGGAATGGCGGCAGCGTGCTACCCTCAGCGGTATGCTGCTGTATGTGGGTAGCACCGTGTTTGTGTGCTATATCAGCTTTGCGCTGCGCGGGGGCGAGCTGCCTGCGCCGGCCTGGAATGCATTGTTCTGGATTATCCTGCTATTTACGGCCGTGAATGCCGTAGCAAAAGGCTTTTTGCAGGAAAGCCGTGGCCGGCAGCTCTACTACTACGCGCTGGTACGCCCACAGGCCGTGATTCTGGCTAAGATTGGCTACAACGTGCTGCTGCTGCTGGGCTTGGGTGGGGTAGGGTTTGCGCTATATGCGCTGGTGCTAGGCAACCCCGTGCAGGATGTGCCTCTGTTTCTGCTAAATATGGCACTCGGGGCTATCGGCTTTGCCTCCACGCTCACGCTGGTATCGGGTATTGCGGCCAAAGCCACCAACAGCCACACGCTGATGGCCATCTTGGGTTTCCCGTTGATGATTCCGATGTTGCTATTGCTCATCAAAGTTTCCAAAAATGCGCTGGATGGGTTGGAGTTTGAGGCCAGTAGTAGCTCCCTGCTCACGTTGGTGGCGCTCAATATGATAGTGGGTGCGGTTTCCTACCTGCTCTTTCCCTTTCTGTGGCGCTCGTAG
- a CDS encoding NAD(P)/FAD-dependent oxidoreductase, translating into MTTYDYLLIGHGLAGATLAHALRQRGRTVLVYDPGHPNSASNVAAGLINPVAGKRFALAWKIDELLPAATAFYQAMEQHYGATFFIQTPIQKLFSSVAEQNTVVTRSADAPWRHYVAEVTGALPPLPGVRQEFGGIQIQHGGYVRLRELLTALAQEAQAHGQLRQEVFDWSQVVFDADGATYAPGQVRARQVVCCEGVGATQNPYFSWLPLTPNQGEVLDVACPDLPEEQVLNKGAYVVPLGDGQFRVGATYRWPPFAEGITPEATAELSQRLQEMTTLPFTITAQRAGVRPAVRDRKPLLGRHPEQPILSIFNGFGSKGVLLAPGLAAQLANHLENSASALWPEVNISRYHALYTAASSATIISS; encoded by the coding sequence ATGACAACCTACGACTACCTGCTGATTGGGCACGGCCTGGCGGGGGCTACCCTGGCCCACGCTCTGCGCCAGCGCGGCCGCACGGTGCTGGTCTACGACCCCGGCCACCCTAACTCGGCCTCCAACGTAGCAGCCGGACTGATTAACCCCGTGGCTGGCAAGCGTTTCGCGCTGGCCTGGAAGATAGATGAGTTGCTACCCGCGGCCACTGCTTTTTACCAGGCAATGGAGCAGCACTACGGTGCAACGTTTTTCATCCAAACGCCTATCCAAAAGCTGTTTTCATCGGTGGCGGAGCAGAACACGGTGGTGACCCGCAGCGCCGACGCACCCTGGCGGCACTACGTGGCGGAGGTAACCGGCGCCCTACCCCCCTTGCCGGGCGTGCGGCAGGAGTTTGGCGGTATTCAGATTCAGCATGGCGGCTACGTGCGGCTGCGCGAGCTACTGACTGCGCTGGCTCAGGAAGCGCAGGCGCACGGTCAGCTGCGGCAGGAGGTTTTCGACTGGTCGCAAGTGGTGTTTGATGCTGACGGTGCGACATACGCACCCGGTCAGGTACGTGCCCGGCAAGTGGTGTGCTGCGAGGGGGTAGGGGCTACCCAAAATCCGTATTTTAGCTGGCTGCCACTCACACCCAATCAGGGGGAAGTGCTGGACGTGGCTTGTCCCGATTTGCCCGAAGAGCAGGTGCTCAACAAAGGCGCCTACGTGGTGCCGCTGGGTGATGGGCAGTTTCGGGTAGGGGCTACCTACCGCTGGCCGCCGTTTGCAGAAGGCATCACGCCGGAAGCCACCGCCGAGCTGAGCCAGCGCTTGCAGGAGATGACCACGCTACCCTTCACCATTACGGCGCAGCGGGCCGGCGTGCGCCCCGCCGTACGAGACCGAAAACCCTTGCTGGGCCGGCATCCAGAACAGCCTATTTTGAGTATATTTAACGGTTTCGGTTCCAAAGGCGTACTCCTAGCGCCGGGGCTGGCTGCCCAACTGGCCAACCACCTCGAAAATAGTGCTTCTGCCCTATGGCCAGAGGTCAATATTTCCCGATATCACGCGTTGTATACAGCCGCTTCGTCGGCCACTATTATCTCTTCCTGA